A part of Luteolibacter flavescens genomic DNA contains:
- a CDS encoding prolyl oligopeptidase family serine peptidase → MTAKLPSLLTLVIPTISLAAVIDYPATRKAEVSEELHGTKVSDPYRWLEDDNAEETKGWVTAQNKVTESFLETVPQRGEIRKRLADLWNFERTGAPREYGGKWFFTHNTGLQNQSVLKVSDSIDGEGRLLLDPNTLSADGTVALANFSPSEDGKLLGYSISRGGSDWNEILVRDVATGKDTGDHLKWVKFSGISWAKDGSGFYYARYDAPPEGAALTQKNEYQKLCFHKIGTPQSEDKVIYERKDQPRWGFGGGVTEDGKYLVIRVSEGTDPKNRFFYRPVEEEEEKVIELLADADASYDFIGNEGSEFYFRTDLDAPRHRIIAIDVTKPERSAWKEIIPQSKDLLQEASMVGGKLVVEYLQDAKSAVAVFDVAGKKIRDVDLPGIGSAGGFSGRQQDKETFYSFTSFTDPGAIYRYDLASGESTLWKSPKVGFDGSAYETKQVFVPSKDGTKVPVFIVHKKGITLDGSHRTLLTGYGGFNISITPGFSIGRAVWLERGGILAVANLRGGGEYGSDWHQAGTRLQKQNVFDDFIAAGEWLVKENYTSPQKLAIQGGSNGGLLVGACMTQRPDLFGAALPAVGVLDMLRFHKFTIGWAWEKDYGSAENPEEFKALLQYSPYHVLKSGTRYPATMVTTADHDDRVVPAHSFKFAARLQECQAKEGPPVLIRIDTSAGHGAGTALSKMIDKTADEWAFLEKVL, encoded by the coding sequence ATGACCGCCAAACTCCCTTCGCTTCTCACCCTTGTGATACCCACGATAAGCCTGGCCGCCGTGATCGACTACCCCGCCACCCGCAAGGCGGAGGTGTCGGAAGAACTGCACGGCACGAAAGTCTCCGACCCCTACCGCTGGCTGGAGGATGACAATGCCGAGGAGACGAAGGGCTGGGTCACGGCCCAGAACAAGGTCACCGAATCCTTCCTGGAGACCGTCCCGCAGCGCGGCGAGATCCGGAAGCGCCTCGCGGACCTGTGGAATTTCGAGCGCACCGGAGCTCCGCGCGAATACGGCGGCAAGTGGTTCTTCACCCACAACACCGGCTTGCAGAACCAGTCGGTGCTGAAGGTCTCCGACTCCATCGACGGCGAGGGCAGGCTGCTGCTCGACCCGAACACACTCTCGGCCGATGGCACCGTGGCACTCGCGAATTTCTCGCCGAGCGAGGATGGCAAGCTGCTCGGCTACTCGATCTCCCGCGGCGGCAGCGACTGGAACGAGATCCTCGTCCGCGACGTCGCCACCGGCAAGGACACGGGCGATCACCTGAAGTGGGTGAAATTCAGCGGCATCTCCTGGGCGAAGGACGGCAGCGGCTTCTACTACGCCCGCTACGATGCGCCGCCGGAGGGTGCCGCGCTCACGCAGAAGAACGAGTACCAGAAGCTCTGCTTCCACAAGATCGGCACCCCGCAGTCGGAGGACAAGGTGATCTACGAGCGGAAGGACCAGCCGCGCTGGGGTTTCGGCGGCGGTGTGACGGAGGACGGGAAGTATCTCGTGATCCGCGTGTCCGAGGGCACCGATCCGAAAAACCGCTTCTTCTACCGCCCGGTCGAGGAGGAGGAGGAGAAGGTGATCGAGTTGCTCGCGGATGCGGATGCCAGCTATGACTTCATCGGCAACGAGGGCAGCGAGTTCTACTTCCGCACGGATCTCGATGCACCGCGCCACCGCATCATCGCCATCGACGTGACGAAGCCGGAGCGCTCCGCGTGGAAGGAGATCATCCCGCAGTCTAAGGACCTGCTCCAGGAGGCCAGCATGGTCGGCGGCAAGCTGGTGGTGGAGTACCTGCAGGACGCGAAGAGCGCGGTGGCGGTCTTTGACGTCGCCGGGAAAAAGATCCGCGACGTCGATCTGCCTGGCATCGGCAGCGCCGGTGGCTTCAGCGGCCGCCAGCAGGACAAGGAGACCTTCTACTCCTTCACGAGCTTCACCGATCCCGGCGCGATCTATCGCTACGACCTGGCCAGCGGCGAGAGCACGCTGTGGAAGAGCCCGAAGGTCGGCTTCGATGGCTCGGCCTACGAGACCAAGCAGGTCTTCGTCCCCAGCAAGGACGGCACGAAGGTCCCCGTCTTCATCGTTCACAAGAAGGGCATCACGCTCGATGGCTCGCACCGCACGCTGCTGACGGGCTACGGCGGCTTCAATATCAGCATCACGCCCGGCTTCTCCATCGGCCGCGCGGTGTGGCTGGAGCGTGGCGGCATCCTCGCGGTGGCAAATCTCCGCGGCGGTGGCGAGTACGGCAGCGACTGGCATCAGGCGGGCACGCGCCTCCAGAAGCAGAATGTCTTCGATGACTTCATTGCGGCCGGCGAGTGGCTGGTGAAGGAGAACTACACCTCGCCGCAGAAGCTCGCCATCCAGGGCGGCAGCAATGGCGGCCTGCTGGTCGGTGCCTGCATGACCCAGCGTCCGGACCTCTTCGGCGCGGCCCTGCCCGCCGTGGGCGTGCTGGACATGCTGCGCTTCCACAAGTTCACCATCGGCTGGGCTTGGGAGAAGGACTACGGCAGCGCGGAGAATCCCGAGGAATTCAAGGCCCTGCTCCAGTACTCGCCGTATCACGTGCTGAAGAGCGGCACGCGCTACCCGGCGACGATGGTGACCACCGCCGACCACGATGACCGCGTGGTGCCTGCCCACAGTTTCAAATTCGCCGCGCGCCTGCAGGAGTGCCAGGCGAAGGAAGGCCCGCCGGTGCTGATCCGCATCGACACCAGCGCCGGTCACGGTGCCGGTACGGCGCTTTCCAAGATGATCGACAAGACCGCCGACGAGTGGGCCTTCCTCGAGAAGGTCCTGTGA
- a CDS encoding B12-binding domain-containing radical SAM protein, whose protein sequence is MNVGYIAMSGLRLVDAELLQLGLSFPAVARRAREIEALPSLGLLTLAGMSPPHIGAEYREVRDISEVPDRFDAIALSTLSATSKEAYAMAARFREKGIPVILGGLHATLAPQEAARHVDSVVIGEGEPVWPEVLRDLERGELKPIYDARSRGPFDFKEAPMPRFDLLSPDRYPRFTVQTQRGCPYACEFCAASMRLSPSFRTKPVGKVIAEVRRLKELFGRPFVEFADDNTFADKRHGHALMTALQKEGLRWFTETDVSVADDEDLLKMMRDAGCHQVLIGFESPRYESLDGVEMKSNWKARRTDRYLRAVETIQRHGITVNGCFILGLDGDGPESFEHVFRFVEESGLYDVQVTYLTPFPGTPLWKRLSEEGRLLSEEATERSTLFDINFRPTDMSVDELKGGFRDLTRRLYAPEFVEQRSKRFRGHLRARVRGR, encoded by the coding sequence ATGAATGTCGGCTACATCGCCATGAGCGGGCTGCGGCTCGTGGATGCGGAGCTGCTCCAGCTCGGCCTGTCCTTTCCCGCCGTGGCGCGGCGGGCACGGGAGATCGAGGCGCTGCCGTCGCTGGGCCTGCTGACGCTGGCAGGCATGTCGCCGCCACACATCGGCGCGGAGTACCGGGAAGTACGAGACATCTCGGAGGTGCCGGACCGCTTCGACGCCATCGCCCTCTCGACCCTGAGTGCCACCTCGAAGGAAGCCTACGCGATGGCCGCCAGATTTCGCGAAAAGGGCATCCCCGTCATCCTCGGCGGGCTGCATGCCACGCTCGCGCCGCAGGAGGCGGCCCGGCACGTGGACTCCGTGGTGATCGGCGAGGGCGAACCGGTGTGGCCTGAGGTGCTGCGCGACCTGGAGCGGGGCGAACTGAAGCCGATCTACGATGCCCGTAGTAGGGGACCCTTCGATTTCAAGGAGGCGCCGATGCCGCGCTTCGACCTGCTCTCCCCGGACCGCTACCCGCGCTTCACCGTGCAGACCCAGCGCGGCTGCCCGTATGCCTGTGAATTCTGCGCGGCCTCGATGAGACTTTCGCCTTCATTTCGCACGAAGCCCGTCGGGAAGGTAATCGCCGAAGTGAGGCGACTGAAGGAACTCTTCGGCCGCCCCTTCGTGGAATTCGCCGATGACAATACTTTCGCTGACAAGCGCCATGGCCACGCCCTGATGACCGCGCTGCAAAAGGAAGGCCTGCGCTGGTTCACCGAGACCGACGTGTCCGTCGCCGATGACGAGGACCTGCTGAAGATGATGCGCGACGCCGGCTGCCACCAGGTACTGATCGGCTTCGAGAGCCCGCGCTACGAGTCGCTGGATGGCGTGGAAATGAAGTCGAACTGGAAGGCCCGCCGCACCGACCGCTACCTGCGTGCCGTGGAGACCATCCAGCGCCACGGCATCACGGTGAATGGCTGCTTCATCCTCGGCCTCGATGGCGATGGCCCGGAGAGCTTCGAGCACGTCTTCCGCTTCGTGGAGGAAAGCGGGCTCTACGACGTGCAGGTGACCTATCTCACGCCCTTCCCCGGCACGCCGCTGTGGAAGCGCCTGTCGGAAGAAGGCCGCCTGCTCTCCGAGGAAGCGACCGAGCGCAGCACGCTCTTCGACATCAACTTCCGCCCCACCGACATGAGCGTGGATGAATTGAAGGGCGGCTTCCGCGATCTCACGCGGCGGCTCTACGCACCGGAATTCGTGGAGCAGCGCAGCAAACGCTTCCGCGGCCACCTGCGGGCTAGGGTGCGCGGGAGGTAG
- a CDS encoding WGR domain-containing protein translates to MKLVRQSRLHFREGNSDKVYEVDLCEAGVGEFLVNFRYGRRGATLREGTKTPFPESRAKAEQIFEALVSEKIQKGYKVAGESGLPAALPSVSAPSVASDDPRRVAIRRRLKDEAAGTVTGKPGWKLSRVLWRAGAWMMRESADDIASIGTRMQAPMDLWCAAWAIGRCGESKHSVVLDMMAKRAAAAAPWVLAMIAEAKASLTPEEEDPAAGLPEEVAARFRSGAATGFREVVEQELRIGQHAGLPSALMILAARHGWVREVVHELVRLLLVGRGTMPFFRQVLKSSEFRFDAELYGQCVRRFDTTGSTGPMPWRLPKGAPQPAYTSGTRNYLRRRPVRLFTVAGDSGDAALFVPLATGLLLAYDDATDKPQETSTSTYTWDVTTRRNIVRKTWYPRYSSSFAFIWLLRGAGGNVEQTYSKVIWRFIGEKRGEALTREEPYPHLWDQAPDAVMHLLRHARTREVQQFALRIWRANPAFIEEADVGFVADLLGSWFAETGALGLEIARARWNPSAPDLPLLLAMLESSLDEARVQGIAWLRQVATVAVGDSAFLASAAFLKHEDSRLAVRDLLRATIIPADSRKELVARVVSALLALEEESEALAGPAVDFLLLLAPGEVQALPPSHLAELASHPLEACQLLAVQVLLKSTSPAGLPESLLLAAVSSDFTSVRKLGMELLGKLSDHELASRTEVLAACAVSKHAELREGAAPLLGRVASRDRAAARELVLQWYPLLFREESFEGLHASVHTLLTESFANELDAIPADSFRRMLESRYDHGQMLGFALLQRESGPFETQDLVAWAVHPLVAVREWAFVALERDAGLLRSEPGLVLRLLESPYEDGRERAFAFCRREIRDGDWTPESLVAVCDSNHRPARDFGRELVTRLFREEDGPVYLLRFSQHPATEIQLFATNYLERHASGSTERIAALDLYFRTVLSRIGAGRVAKQRVMAFLEKQSLADEGIARLVVPLLARQSGTVAIQDKAGMIRILDALRRRWPQVESPLKPRPVPVREPS, encoded by the coding sequence TTGAAACTCGTCCGTCAAAGCCGCCTGCATTTCCGCGAGGGTAACTCCGACAAGGTCTATGAAGTGGACCTCTGTGAGGCGGGTGTCGGTGAGTTCCTGGTGAATTTCCGCTACGGTCGCCGCGGTGCGACACTGCGCGAGGGGACGAAGACGCCCTTCCCCGAGTCGCGTGCAAAGGCCGAGCAGATCTTCGAGGCGCTCGTGTCCGAAAAGATCCAGAAGGGCTACAAGGTCGCGGGCGAGTCCGGCCTGCCTGCAGCTTTGCCCTCGGTGTCGGCTCCCTCCGTTGCATCGGATGATCCGCGACGCGTCGCCATCCGGCGTCGTCTGAAGGACGAGGCCGCAGGAACGGTGACGGGCAAGCCGGGCTGGAAGCTTTCCCGCGTGCTCTGGCGTGCGGGCGCGTGGATGATGCGTGAGTCCGCCGATGACATCGCCTCCATCGGCACGCGCATGCAGGCTCCCATGGATCTCTGGTGCGCTGCCTGGGCGATCGGTCGCTGCGGCGAGTCGAAGCACTCGGTCGTCCTCGACATGATGGCGAAGCGCGCAGCCGCAGCCGCCCCGTGGGTGCTCGCGATGATCGCCGAGGCGAAGGCTTCGCTCACGCCCGAGGAGGAGGATCCCGCCGCGGGATTGCCGGAGGAGGTGGCCGCGAGGTTCCGCTCCGGGGCCGCGACCGGATTCCGCGAGGTGGTCGAGCAGGAGCTGCGCATCGGCCAGCATGCGGGCCTGCCGTCCGCCCTCATGATCCTCGCCGCCCGCCATGGCTGGGTGCGGGAGGTGGTCCACGAGCTCGTGCGGCTGCTGCTTGTTGGACGAGGGACGATGCCGTTTTTCCGCCAAGTACTAAAGTCATCGGAGTTCCGTTTTGATGCGGAGCTCTACGGCCAGTGCGTCCGCCGCTTTGACACCACGGGGTCCACCGGCCCGATGCCGTGGCGACTGCCAAAGGGCGCGCCGCAGCCTGCCTATACCAGCGGCACGCGGAACTACCTGCGCCGCCGCCCGGTGCGTCTTTTCACCGTGGCGGGGGACAGTGGCGATGCCGCGCTTTTCGTCCCGCTCGCGACCGGCCTGCTGCTGGCCTACGACGATGCCACGGACAAGCCGCAGGAGACCTCCACCTCGACCTACACCTGGGACGTCACCACGCGCCGCAATATCGTGCGGAAGACTTGGTACCCGCGCTACAGCTCGTCATTCGCCTTCATCTGGCTGCTGCGCGGTGCGGGTGGAAATGTCGAGCAGACCTACAGCAAGGTCATCTGGCGCTTCATCGGCGAGAAGCGCGGCGAGGCGCTCACCCGCGAGGAGCCCTACCCCCATCTATGGGACCAGGCACCGGATGCGGTGATGCATCTGCTCCGCCATGCGCGGACACGCGAGGTGCAGCAATTCGCGCTCCGCATCTGGCGGGCAAATCCCGCTTTCATCGAGGAAGCCGACGTTGGCTTTGTGGCCGACCTGCTCGGCTCGTGGTTCGCCGAGACCGGTGCGCTCGGCCTGGAGATCGCCCGCGCACGGTGGAATCCCTCCGCGCCCGATCTCCCGCTGCTGCTCGCGATGCTGGAGTCCTCGCTGGATGAGGCGCGGGTGCAGGGCATCGCGTGGCTGCGGCAGGTGGCGACGGTTGCCGTAGGTGACTCGGCGTTCCTGGCCTCGGCGGCTTTCCTCAAGCACGAGGATTCTCGCCTCGCCGTGCGCGATCTGCTGCGCGCGACCATCATCCCGGCGGACTCGCGGAAGGAACTCGTGGCTCGCGTGGTCTCCGCGCTTCTTGCCTTGGAAGAGGAAAGCGAGGCGCTCGCCGGTCCGGCGGTCGATTTCCTCCTGCTGCTTGCGCCGGGTGAAGTTCAGGCGCTGCCACCCTCGCATCTCGCCGAACTGGCGTCGCATCCGCTGGAGGCCTGCCAATTGCTCGCGGTGCAGGTGCTGCTGAAATCGACCTCGCCTGCCGGTCTCCCGGAAAGCTTGCTGCTGGCCGCGGTGTCGTCGGACTTCACCTCCGTGCGGAAGCTCGGCATGGAGCTGTTAGGAAAACTTTCCGATCACGAGCTGGCCTCGCGCACCGAGGTGCTGGCGGCTTGTGCCGTGTCAAAGCACGCGGAACTGCGCGAAGGCGCCGCTCCGTTGCTCGGCCGCGTCGCCAGCCGCGATCGTGCAGCGGCCCGCGAACTGGTGCTGCAGTGGTATCCGCTGCTTTTCCGCGAGGAATCCTTCGAAGGCCTGCACGCCTCGGTTCACACGCTGCTTACCGAGTCCTTCGCCAATGAGCTGGATGCGATCCCTGCGGATTCGTTCCGCCGCATGCTGGAGTCGCGCTACGATCACGGGCAGATGCTCGGCTTCGCGCTGCTTCAGCGGGAGAGCGGGCCATTCGAGACGCAGGATCTGGTCGCGTGGGCGGTTCATCCGCTGGTCGCCGTGCGCGAGTGGGCGTTTGTTGCGCTGGAGCGCGATGCCGGTCTGCTGCGCAGCGAGCCGGGACTGGTGCTGCGTTTGTTAGAGAGTCCCTACGAGGATGGCCGCGAACGCGCCTTCGCCTTCTGCCGCCGTGAGATCCGCGATGGCGACTGGACGCCGGAATCGCTGGTGGCGGTGTGCGATTCGAATCACCGGCCCGCGCGCGATTTCGGACGCGAGCTGGTGACGCGCCTGTTCCGCGAGGAAGATGGGCCGGTCTATCTGCTGCGCTTCAGCCAGCATCCGGCGACGGAGATCCAGCTCTTCGCGACGAATTACCTCGAGCGCCACGCGAGCGGATCCACCGAGCGCATCGCGGCGCTCGATCTCTACTTCCGCACTGTCCTGTCCCGCATCGGTGCAGGGCGCGTGGCGAAGCAGCGCGTGATGGCTTTCCTCGAGAAGCAGTCGCTTGCCGATGAAGGCATCGCGCGCCTTGTCGTGCCGCTGCTCGCCCGCCAGTCGGGCACCGTGGCCATCCAGGACAAGGCGGGGATGATCCGCATCCTCGATGCGCTCCGCCGCCGCTGGCCGCAGGTCGAGAGCCCGCTGAAACCCCGTCCCGTCCCCGTCCGCGAGCCGTCATGA
- a CDS encoding glycoside hydrolase family 76 protein encodes MRLARLLLFPAMLLSAVAAPSVHLERAVEVTESIQENFWDRKSGLYASKSGGKDPDMIWGSGVMFSAVVGAARHDKKYRPVMRKFFEGMDAYWDVKVKIPGYEPARTQGGNDKYYDDNAWMVLTFLEAYELTGESRYLKRAEETLEFVVSGWDEEAGGGIWWHEKHNGDCKNTCVNGPGALGCFRLARFEKEPAAAKWNAFGEKITVWTVKTLQAPNGLFSDAINVKTKAVNRDQLTYNAGLMLRVFLSLHARTGERYYLDEALRMGKAAEGLLDRGTGAYRDPIKWAHLMVEADLELYRATGDKAYHQRAVKNAAHHYAEWKKSPAPDLISQASLARELWLLVDHETPAGIEFWKKSDKAKAR; translated from the coding sequence ATGAGACTTGCCCGCCTTCTCCTCTTCCCGGCCATGCTGCTGTCCGCGGTGGCCGCGCCATCGGTTCATCTGGAGCGTGCCGTCGAAGTCACGGAGTCGATCCAGGAGAATTTCTGGGACCGGAAGTCGGGCCTCTACGCGTCGAAGTCCGGCGGCAAGGACCCGGACATGATCTGGGGCAGCGGCGTGATGTTCTCCGCGGTCGTCGGCGCCGCGCGGCACGACAAGAAGTATCGCCCGGTGATGCGGAAGTTTTTCGAGGGCATGGACGCCTACTGGGACGTGAAGGTGAAGATCCCCGGCTACGAGCCTGCCCGCACCCAGGGTGGGAATGACAAGTACTACGACGACAATGCGTGGATGGTGCTCACCTTCCTCGAGGCCTACGAGTTGACCGGCGAGTCGCGCTATCTCAAGCGTGCCGAGGAGACGCTGGAATTCGTGGTGAGCGGCTGGGACGAGGAAGCGGGCGGCGGGATCTGGTGGCACGAGAAGCACAATGGCGACTGCAAGAACACCTGCGTGAACGGCCCCGGCGCGCTGGGGTGCTTCCGGCTTGCGAGATTCGAGAAGGAGCCCGCCGCGGCGAAGTGGAATGCCTTCGGCGAAAAGATCACGGTGTGGACGGTGAAGACGCTGCAGGCGCCCAACGGACTTTTCTCGGACGCGATCAACGTGAAGACCAAGGCGGTCAACCGAGACCAGCTCACCTACAATGCCGGGCTGATGCTGCGGGTCTTCCTCTCGCTCCACGCCCGCACCGGCGAGCGCTACTACCTCGATGAAGCGCTCCGCATGGGGAAGGCCGCGGAGGGTCTGCTCGACCGCGGCACCGGAGCGTATCGCGACCCCATCAAGTGGGCGCACCTGATGGTGGAGGCGGATCTGGAACTCTACCGCGCCACCGGCGACAAGGCCTACCACCAGCGCGCCGTGAAGAACGCCGCGCATCACTACGCCGAGTGGAAGAAGTCACCCGCGCCCGACCTCATCAGCCAGGCATCGCTGGCCCGCGAGCTGTGGTTGCTCGTGGACCACGAAACGCCCGCGGGCATCGAATTCTGGAAGAAGTCCGACAAGGCGAAGGCGCGGTGA
- a CDS encoding reverse transcriptase domain-containing protein, whose protein sequence is MSERQEIYDRIRAAGSRDKVILEEMIRKGFWKPGTAETAIPEALLKREADLVADLRSLTAQQRRYQNREAALKEMRRERLVESRRKQKETKARREQERQARAEAWERRKRDEILHLGDDASTGLNQLESRHDRLARHGLPDFPNHRALAQSMVMEVGELRFLAYGRKVEKISHYRRFLMPKKAGGHRLISAPMPRLKRAQHCILEQILNKVPVHEAAHGFLRERSILTNASPHVGSSQVINLDLRDFFPNITWPRVFGLFHALGYSRSVATIFAQLCTEPPVEEVELDGQTWQVATGVRHLPQGAPTSPAITNLLCRRFDARMAGIARKHGFAYTRYADDLTFSTKSGDRDAGRKLLWQVRRVIEEEGFHLHPDKLRTLGKGRRHDVTGLTVNERLSVPRDDVRKFKALLHRMEKTGPVGCTWRGSGDRILARVGGFANYLTMVDAERHAGLHKRAMALLKRHGFQPEIRHPAKRQGPPPFPVPGAASAGSPPPLPGADVSSSLFGKIRRWFGGK, encoded by the coding sequence ATGTCCGAACGCCAGGAAATCTACGATCGCATCCGCGCCGCCGGCAGCCGTGACAAGGTCATCCTCGAGGAGATGATCCGGAAGGGCTTTTGGAAGCCCGGCACCGCCGAGACCGCCATCCCGGAGGCCTTGCTCAAGCGCGAGGCGGATCTGGTAGCGGACCTCCGCTCGCTCACCGCGCAGCAGCGCCGCTATCAGAACCGCGAGGCGGCGCTGAAGGAGATGCGTCGCGAACGCCTCGTCGAATCGCGCCGCAAGCAGAAGGAAACGAAGGCGCGCCGCGAGCAGGAGCGCCAGGCCCGTGCCGAGGCATGGGAGCGGCGGAAGAGGGACGAGATCCTCCACCTCGGCGACGATGCCTCCACGGGTCTCAATCAACTGGAGTCGCGTCACGACCGGCTGGCGCGCCACGGGCTGCCGGACTTTCCAAATCACCGCGCGCTCGCGCAGTCGATGGTGATGGAGGTGGGCGAGCTGCGCTTCCTCGCCTACGGGCGGAAGGTCGAGAAGATCAGCCACTACCGGCGCTTCCTGATGCCGAAGAAGGCGGGCGGCCATCGCCTGATCTCTGCACCCATGCCGCGGCTGAAGCGGGCGCAGCACTGTATCCTGGAGCAGATCCTGAACAAGGTGCCGGTGCATGAGGCCGCGCACGGCTTCCTCCGCGAGCGGTCGATCCTTACGAATGCCTCGCCGCACGTCGGGTCATCGCAGGTGATCAATCTCGACCTGCGCGACTTCTTCCCGAATATCACATGGCCGCGCGTCTTCGGGCTCTTCCATGCGCTCGGCTATTCGCGCTCGGTCGCGACCATCTTCGCCCAGCTTTGCACGGAGCCGCCGGTCGAGGAGGTGGAGCTGGATGGCCAGACGTGGCAGGTCGCCACGGGTGTCCGTCATCTGCCGCAGGGAGCGCCGACGAGCCCGGCGATCACGAACCTGCTGTGCCGCCGCTTTGACGCGCGCATGGCGGGCATCGCGCGCAAGCACGGCTTTGCCTACACGCGCTATGCTGACGACCTGACCTTTTCCACGAAGTCCGGCGACCGCGATGCCGGGCGCAAGCTGCTCTGGCAGGTCCGCCGCGTGATCGAGGAGGAGGGCTTCCACCTCCACCCGGACAAGCTGCGCACGCTCGGCAAGGGACGCCGCCATGATGTGACGGGCCTCACCGTCAACGAGCGCCTGTCCGTGCCGCGCGACGATGTCCGCAAGTTCAAGGCGCTGCTCCATCGCATGGAAAAGACCGGCCCTGTCGGCTGCACATGGCGTGGCAGCGGCGACCGCATCCTCGCTCGCGTCGGCGGCTTCGCGAACTATCTCACGATGGTCGATGCCGAGCGCCATGCAGGCCTTCACAAGCGCGCTATGGCCCTGCTGAAGCGCCACGGCTTCCAGCCGGAAATCCGCCACCCGGCCAAACGCCAGGGGCCACCGCCATTCCCGGTGCCCGGGGCTGCGTCTGCCGGATCCCCTCCGCCGCTTCCTGGTGCGGATGTCTCGTCCAGCCTATTTGGCAAGATCCGGCGTTGGTTCGGCGGGAAGTAG
- a CDS encoding SWIM zinc finger family protein, producing the protein MIFQYQYRGFSRVGSTPRTTAMTFVPDGGRPPMAFNGLLRDKLTFREAICAMHRVVTGDLRWKPKEREDYKAWAAAQEELWLAEFMERAGEIKGQVATARQELDELRARKWEVMKPFREAKQRYFDHIYKWERMLWIVLDPVITVHPDQVFFECFSQDESSYARLSCTHDVFEKVGDFTCGTTNIDYSAPLYDEFRKIRDYKETALAIDPGGFEVKTGEDPSYREEKIDVPDSWVRGFLQVSSAMTLDGTDVELDPMDFHAICFHLKRKKEKHGPRSLRFRLTPGQPPVIVVDPWGTEIVCRRSFHHAREATEIRLWGRRRLLVLEAMIPLARRVKVKLLGYGMPSYWQVDMGALNFTLGLSGWTANDWSRAGQFDLMAPRTAVSTEAVEMVLGALNKSWFASDSSLAAQLSMPQADVLGALVAGTQAGLVVKDPGDDVWRARALSREPLPLDRLRFSNEREAKARELFQRGSVKVEVEERIGERQIAGVVDDGKARYPVEAVIDSDERLVRAKCSCNFFQQNRLRMGPCEHVLAVRMAKARYHFSAK; encoded by the coding sequence ATGATCTTCCAGTATCAATACCGCGGCTTCTCGCGCGTCGGCTCCACCCCGCGGACGACGGCGATGACCTTCGTCCCAGATGGGGGGCGTCCGCCGATGGCTTTCAATGGCCTGCTGCGCGACAAGCTGACCTTCCGCGAGGCCATCTGCGCGATGCACCGCGTCGTCACCGGCGACCTGCGCTGGAAGCCGAAGGAGCGAGAGGACTACAAGGCATGGGCCGCCGCGCAGGAGGAGCTGTGGCTGGCCGAGTTCATGGAGCGCGCCGGCGAGATCAAGGGCCAGGTCGCCACTGCGCGGCAGGAACTCGATGAACTCCGCGCACGGAAGTGGGAGGTGATGAAGCCCTTCCGCGAGGCGAAGCAGCGCTACTTCGACCACATCTACAAGTGGGAGCGCATGCTGTGGATCGTCCTCGATCCCGTCATCACGGTGCATCCGGACCAGGTCTTCTTCGAGTGCTTCAGCCAGGACGAGTCGAGCTACGCGCGGCTGTCCTGCACGCACGATGTCTTTGAGAAGGTCGGCGACTTTACCTGCGGCACGACGAACATCGACTACTCGGCGCCCTTGTACGACGAGTTCCGCAAGATCCGCGATTACAAGGAGACCGCGCTCGCGATCGATCCCGGCGGCTTCGAGGTGAAGACCGGCGAGGACCCCTCGTATCGCGAGGAAAAGATCGACGTCCCGGATTCCTGGGTCCGCGGGTTCCTGCAGGTCAGCTCGGCGATGACGCTTGATGGCACCGACGTGGAGCTCGATCCGATGGACTTCCACGCGATCTGCTTTCATCTGAAGCGGAAGAAGGAGAAGCACGGCCCGCGTTCCCTGCGCTTCCGCCTCACTCCGGGCCAGCCGCCGGTGATCGTCGTCGATCCGTGGGGCACGGAGATCGTCTGCCGCCGCTCCTTCCACCATGCGCGCGAGGCCACGGAGATCCGCCTGTGGGGGCGCCGCCGCCTGCTGGTGCTGGAGGCGATGATCCCGCTCGCACGCCGGGTGAAGGTGAAGCTGTTAGGCTACGGCATGCCGTCCTACTGGCAGGTGGACATGGGCGCGCTGAATTTCACGCTGGGCCTCTCCGGCTGGACGGCGAATGACTGGTCGCGTGCCGGTCAATTCGACCTCATGGCCCCGCGCACCGCGGTCTCGACCGAGGCGGTGGAGATGGTGCTCGGCGCGCTGAACAAGAGCTGGTTTGCAAGCGACTCGTCGCTCGCCGCGCAGCTCTCCATGCCGCAGGCCGACGTGCTCGGCGCGCTGGTCGCGGGCACACAGGCCGGGCTGGTGGTAAAGGACCCGGGCGATGACGTGTGGCGTGCCCGCGCGCTCAGCCGCGAGCCCTTGCCGCTCGATCGCCTGCGCTTCTCGAATGAACGAGAGGCAAAGGCGCGCGAGCTATTCCAACGCGGCTCCGTGAAGGTGGAAGTCGAGGAGCGCATCGGCGAGCGCCAGATCGCGGGTGTCGTGGACGATGGCAAGGCGCGCTATCCCGTGGAGGCGGTGATCGACTCCGACGAGCGTCTCGTGCGTGCGAAGTGCTCGTGCAATTTTTTCCAACAGAACCGCCTGCGCATGGGGCCCTGCGAGCATGTCCTCGCGGTCCGCATGGCAAAGGCGCGCTACCATTTTTCGGCGAAATGA